Proteins from one Halovivax limisalsi genomic window:
- a CDS encoding metal ABC transporter permease: MEGLSELLGVEMLGYPFMQRAYLAAVCIGIVGPLVGTFLVHREMAMIGDTLAHTAFAGVAVGLFVESVLSISLPPMLTALAVAVVAALLVEVLVDRAGEYSDTSLAIVLTGGFAVGSILISATDGGIAVGIDAYLFGTLATVSRDHVGVLVAMTVAVAVLVALAYRPLVYVTFDPRAARAARLDVRLYERLVVVLTAIVVVGAMQIMGVILVAAMLVIPVAAANPLARSFGESLLLAVLVGVGAAVGGVSLSYAYGLATGGSIVVAAIAVYAVSIGFGGWRRSG; encoded by the coding sequence ATGGAGGGCCTGAGCGAGCTGCTGGGCGTGGAGATGCTCGGCTATCCGTTCATGCAGCGCGCGTACCTGGCGGCGGTCTGCATCGGGATCGTCGGCCCGCTCGTCGGCACGTTCCTGGTCCACCGCGAGATGGCGATGATCGGCGACACGCTCGCGCACACGGCGTTCGCCGGCGTCGCCGTCGGGCTGTTCGTCGAGTCCGTCCTCTCGATATCGCTCCCGCCGATGCTGACTGCACTCGCCGTGGCGGTCGTCGCGGCGCTGCTCGTCGAAGTGCTCGTCGACCGCGCCGGCGAGTACAGCGATACCTCGCTCGCGATCGTGTTGACGGGCGGGTTCGCCGTCGGCAGCATCCTGATCAGCGCCACCGACGGCGGGATCGCCGTGGGCATCGACGCCTACCTCTTCGGCACTCTGGCGACCGTTTCGCGAGATCACGTCGGCGTCCTCGTCGCGATGACCGTCGCGGTCGCGGTTCTGGTCGCGCTGGCGTACCGCCCGCTCGTCTACGTCACGTTCGACCCGCGGGCCGCGCGGGCCGCACGACTCGACGTTCGCCTGTACGAACGTCTCGTGGTCGTCCTCACCGCGATCGTCGTGGTCGGGGCGATGCAGATCATGGGCGTCATCCTGGTCGCCGCGATGCTCGTTATCCCCGTCGCCGCGGCGAACCCGCTCGCCCGGAGCTTCGGGGAGTCGCTCCTGCTCGCCGTCCTCGTCGGCGTGGGTGCGGCCGTCGGCGGCGTCTCCCTCTCCTACGCCTACGGTCTCGCGACGGGCGGTTCGATCGTCGTCGCCGCGATCGCCGTCTACGCCGTCTCGATCGGGTTCGGCGGCTGGCGACGGTCGGGGTAG
- a CDS encoding LUD domain-containing protein codes for MSDEYYTKGDLAAGLDEEASAFDQVPDDETVRAVVDRIEERNVAVSVVDDPDEARELLRERIPDGATVNDGHSTTLEELGFTDDLEAAEDFEYVGNRLAEIDDEAERAEVRREAVTADVFFDSVNAIAATGELLGANALGNGVGAWPFGAKNLVLVGSTNKIEPSWAAAVDRIREYALPLEDARAADVYGQGSVVGKLVSIEYERVDDRTELVLLDDRYGF; via the coding sequence ATGTCGGACGAGTACTACACGAAGGGTGATCTCGCGGCCGGACTCGACGAGGAAGCGTCGGCGTTCGACCAGGTGCCGGACGACGAGACGGTCCGGGCGGTCGTCGATCGCATCGAGGAGCGAAACGTCGCGGTGTCAGTCGTCGACGATCCCGACGAGGCCCGCGAGCTCCTCCGCGAGCGGATTCCCGATGGGGCGACGGTCAACGACGGCCACTCGACGACGCTCGAGGAGCTGGGCTTTACCGACGACCTCGAAGCGGCCGAGGATTTCGAGTACGTCGGCAATCGACTCGCCGAGATCGACGACGAGGCCGAACGGGCCGAGGTGCGCCGTGAAGCGGTGACGGCGGACGTCTTCTTCGACAGCGTCAACGCGATCGCGGCGACGGGCGAGTTACTCGGCGCGAACGCGCTCGGTAACGGCGTGGGGGCGTGGCCGTTCGGCGCGAAGAATCTGGTGCTCGTCGGCAGCACGAACAAGATCGAACCGAGCTGGGCGGCCGCGGTCGATCGCATCCGCGAGTACGCGCTCCCGCTGGAGGATGCCCGCGCGGCGGACGTCTACGGCCAGGGCAGCGTGGTCGGGAAACTGGTCAGCATCGAGTACGAGCGCGTCGACGACCGCACCGAACTCGTCCTGCTCGACGACCGGTACGGATTCTGA
- a CDS encoding ABC transporter permease yields the protein MADDRPGEDRDASGGDAAGPFAGDGAGASERDGTGAGDAGSPTGAPTARGRLRGFPTRARAIVGLAWRDLAFARGRTLLAVAGVALAVLTLLLLAGTSAGVLETGTQQFDRADRDLWVTGESIGLTTAGGGGFEATIHDAHEISAEMESRPEVSTAAPMAFQTLYVGTDPENLETVVATGVPGGGSAVSIREGSGFTGSDTHYADGTYDGPLTKEVLIDERIAERFDVAVGDELHLGGSITRARETRYEVVGVSNTFSSFLGTPTVTIRTSELQTLSGTAGTDAATMIAITVADGADVEAVHDELQAAYPEYAVRTNEEQLEAVVGQQTAVFVGAGLLGAVAVLTGAALTATLLALHVYQRRETFRTLRAVGVGGRSVASLVFVQGALVGLGGWLVAIAAADPAADALNRLVARVVGFDGLVAVPDAALPLSAVVAIGLGTVAGVIAVWRLPAPASTTRGH from the coding sequence GTGGCTGACGATCGACCGGGCGAGGACCGGGACGCGTCCGGCGGCGACGCGGCCGGCCCGTTCGCGGGGGACGGAGCGGGCGCAAGCGAGCGTGACGGAACCGGTGCCGGCGACGCGGGTTCGCCGACCGGCGCGCCGACGGCGCGCGGCCGGCTCCGCGGGTTCCCGACGCGCGCGCGAGCGATCGTCGGGCTTGCCTGGCGCGACCTCGCGTTCGCCCGCGGGCGTACGCTGCTGGCCGTCGCGGGCGTCGCGCTGGCGGTCCTGACGCTGCTCCTGCTCGCCGGCACGAGCGCCGGCGTCCTCGAGACGGGGACCCAGCAGTTCGACCGGGCCGACCGCGACCTCTGGGTGACGGGCGAGTCGATCGGCCTGACGACCGCCGGTGGCGGCGGGTTCGAGGCGACCATCCACGACGCCCACGAAATTTCGGCCGAGATGGAATCGCGACCGGAAGTCTCGACCGCCGCGCCCATGGCGTTCCAGACCCTCTACGTCGGGACGGATCCCGAAAACCTGGAGACCGTCGTCGCGACGGGCGTCCCCGGCGGCGGCAGCGCGGTGAGCATTCGGGAGGGATCGGGCTTCACCGGGTCCGACACCCACTACGCGGACGGGACGTACGACGGGCCCCTCACGAAGGAGGTATTGATCGACGAGCGGATCGCAGAGCGGTTCGACGTCGCCGTCGGCGACGAACTCCACCTCGGCGGTTCGATCACCCGTGCCCGGGAGACGCGCTACGAGGTCGTCGGCGTCTCGAACACGTTCAGTTCGTTCCTCGGCACGCCTACGGTGACGATCCGGACCAGCGAGCTACAGACCCTCTCGGGCACGGCCGGGACCGACGCCGCGACCATGATCGCGATCACCGTCGCGGACGGCGCGGACGTCGAGGCCGTCCACGACGAGCTCCAGGCGGCGTACCCCGAGTACGCCGTCCGGACGAACGAGGAGCAACTCGAGGCCGTCGTCGGCCAGCAGACCGCCGTCTTCGTCGGCGCGGGCCTGCTCGGCGCCGTCGCCGTCCTCACCGGGGCCGCGCTGACGGCCACGCTCCTGGCGCTGCACGTCTACCAGCGCCGCGAGACGTTTCGCACCCTCCGCGCCGTCGGCGTCGGCGGCCGCTCCGTCGCGTCGCTCGTCTTCGTCCAGGGGGCGCTCGTCGGCCTCGGCGGCTGGCTCGTCGCCATCGCCGCCGCCGACCCCGCGGCCGACGCGCTCAACCGCCTGGTCGCCCGCGTCGTCGGGTTCGACGGGCTGGTCGCCGTTCCAGACGCGGCACTCCCCTTGTCGGCCGTCGTCGCCATCGGTCTCGGCACCGTCGCGGGCGTGATCGCCGTCTGGCGCCTGCCCGCCCCCGCGTCGACGACGCGCGGGCACTGA
- a CDS encoding ABC transporter permease: MSADEPGRTSDDCAPPSVDPERTDTVRTWLRRRIGWLGLAVRRTWTRLRRTAPRRSLAAVGGVAIAVALLLVVSGLSLGLVAPATGLGAQEYWVSPADSSGSPLVATGGPSFGSVEEGAERMRAIDGVEGVSPVRTDVVRTDDSTFVLAVGVDPSAGVDLYGIDPSALRTQEGAILSDGAAAELSVGRGESIAIGGTSYPVVDVGEADGLASATPLVVFDLSTAQSLAGAPGEADRFVVRGDGVDPAALESVYPSSEARSSDELAMSRLGDADLPLALSLAALVVSVLVGTLFVAVTTAMDVLSERRAVETLRAIGVPRRRQRGLFAVQAFVLATLGGVAGTALGIASIRGGNALARELTGLDGPLSFHPLLLVYGPLVAWVIAGCSLPSVAIAIRQVDADGDRGG, translated from the coding sequence ATGAGCGCGGACGAGCCGGGGCGGACGAGCGACGATTGTGCCCCGCCGTCGGTCGACCCGGAACGGACCGATACCGTTCGGACGTGGCTCCGGCGACGGATCGGATGGCTGGGCCTGGCCGTCCGTCGAACCTGGACCCGCTTGCGTCGAACCGCACCGCGACGGAGCCTGGCCGCCGTCGGCGGCGTCGCCATCGCGGTGGCGCTCTTGCTCGTCGTCTCCGGGCTCTCGCTGGGACTCGTCGCGCCGGCGACCGGCCTCGGCGCCCAGGAGTACTGGGTGAGCCCCGCCGATTCGTCCGGTTCGCCGCTCGTGGCGACCGGCGGCCCGTCGTTCGGGTCGGTCGAGGAGGGCGCCGAGCGAATGCGCGCGATCGACGGCGTCGAAGGCGTGAGTCCCGTCCGGACGGATGTCGTCCGGACCGACGACAGCACCTTCGTGCTGGCGGTGGGCGTCGATCCGAGCGCCGGCGTCGACCTCTACGGGATCGACCCGTCGGCGCTCCGGACTCAGGAGGGCGCCATACTGAGCGACGGGGCCGCGGCCGAGCTCTCGGTCGGGCGCGGCGAGTCGATCGCGATCGGCGGGACGAGCTATCCGGTCGTCGACGTGGGGGAAGCCGACGGCCTCGCCAGCGCGACGCCGCTGGTCGTCTTCGACCTCTCGACGGCCCAGTCCCTCGCCGGCGCGCCCGGCGAGGCGGATCGGTTCGTCGTCCGCGGCGACGGCGTCGATCCCGCGGCCCTCGAGTCGGTCTATCCCTCGAGCGAGGCCCGGTCGAGCGACGAGCTCGCGATGAGTCGCCTCGGCGACGCGGACTTGCCGCTGGCGTTGAGCCTGGCCGCCCTCGTCGTCTCGGTCCTCGTCGGCACGCTCTTCGTGGCCGTCACCACCGCGATGGACGTCCTCTCGGAGCGACGGGCCGTCGAGACGCTGCGCGCGATCGGCGTTCCGCGTCGGCGCCAGCGCGGGCTGTTCGCCGTCCAAGCGTTCGTCCTCGCGACGCTGGGCGGGGTCGCGGGCACGGCGCTCGGGATCGCCAGCATTCGCGGGGGTAACGCGCTCGCCCGGGAGCTGACGGGACTGGACGGACCGCTCTCCTTTCACCCGCTCTTGCTGGTCTACGGCCCGCTCGTCGCGTGGGTGATCGCCGGCTGTTCGCTCCCGAGCGTCGCGATCGCGATCAGACAGGTCGACGCGGACGGTGATCGCGGTGGCTGA
- a CDS encoding ABC transporter ATP-binding protein has protein sequence MTELTTQATPADESTGETLVRASDVRKAYRRAGPGRFARLRWWADPPERPTVTAVDDVSVSIERGELVAIAGPSGSGKSTLLSILAGLERADEGRVVAAGTDLGACTPAELTRHRLRHVGFVFQDFRLFESFSARTNVALPLVELGVARSKRRERAEALLGSVGLGDRLDHRPGQLSGGERQRVAIARALVTDPDLLIADEPTGELDAETGRGVLSILRAHADDRAVVLATHDESILRSVDRVIRLRDGARVDRATANVP, from the coding sequence ATGACAGAGCTCACGACCCAGGCGACGCCGGCGGACGAGTCGACCGGTGAGACGCTCGTCCGCGCGTCCGACGTCCGCAAGGCCTACCGACGGGCCGGTCCCGGTCGGTTCGCCCGGCTGCGGTGGTGGGCCGACCCGCCCGAGCGGCCGACCGTCACCGCCGTCGACGACGTCTCAGTCTCGATCGAGCGGGGCGAACTGGTCGCCATCGCGGGCCCGAGCGGGAGCGGGAAGTCGACGCTCCTGTCGATCCTCGCCGGCCTCGAACGGGCCGACGAGGGCCGCGTCGTCGCCGCCGGAACCGACCTCGGCGCCTGCACGCCGGCCGAATTGACTCGCCACCGCCTGCGACACGTCGGGTTCGTCTTCCAGGATTTCCGCCTCTTCGAGTCCTTTAGCGCCCGGACGAACGTGGCGTTGCCGCTCGTCGAACTCGGCGTCGCCCGGTCGAAGCGACGCGAGCGCGCCGAGGCGCTACTGGGCTCGGTCGGGCTGGGCGACCGGCTGGATCACCGCCCCGGACAGTTGAGCGGCGGCGAACGCCAGCGCGTCGCCATCGCCCGCGCGCTGGTGACGGACCCGGACCTGCTCATCGCAGACGAACCCACGGGCGAGCTCGACGCCGAAACCGGCCGGGGCGTGCTCTCGATTCTCCGGGCGCACGCGGACGACCGCGCCGTCGTCCTCGCGACGCACGACGAATCGATCCTCCGATCGGTCGACCGGGTGATCCGCCTGCGGGACGGCGCCCGCGTCGATCGCGCCACCGCGAACGTCCCATGA
- a CDS encoding CARDB domain-containing protein gives MTSYQVSENLSVWDRTPLSLRADTTAADWTTNNPYVRLKHWDGTEIGPIYEETGIYPTGASVTVTLGESGNAPLDNLKGETATVVVGKFDPSGEGTDTGLPTTFDDMLTLLQANDLDDLNENATFAQQANLEINSDTEQITVDTSAHDAFGDGSGQYVVMVATNDSTDGDGLAVNETSNDLYVDGNATLVGVEGLFVQDGSSNGAASDAEPGDTVTIDTDATVGGTNNVNHAVALYHESTFTSSELTINMTEEPDGSADQDLVQIESSLTSLNGEVNLTDVLGGEVTFGETPEGEVLDGSAAVKTDADPDANIDVQTYDNWTEGDYRWVHVAVTGDGQDIATSSGTIEIAPDDGGYIPPPPPDEPDPEPSFEISKTGVSATEIEQGETVELTAKVTNVGDGEGTASLTFKRDGAVVGSESVTLEPGASDSVTVADAPRAGTHNYTVNGVDIATVTVTPPPEPPEPAEFSTGNGQVTETTVAPGDSVGISATIVNEGGQAGTHTAELLIDGEVVDTRSITLDAGEQGDVTFTHTFEETGEYEVAIDDDVIGTVTVEEGAGDGDDDGIPGFGPVAALLAIASALLVARRAN, from the coding sequence GTGACGTCCTACCAGGTGAGTGAGAACCTCTCGGTCTGGGACCGGACTCCGCTCTCGCTACGCGCTGATACGACCGCGGCCGACTGGACGACCAACAATCCATACGTCCGACTCAAGCACTGGGACGGGACAGAAATCGGTCCGATTTACGAAGAGACGGGAATCTATCCGACTGGGGCGTCGGTAACGGTGACGCTGGGCGAGTCGGGTAACGCCCCCCTCGATAATCTGAAGGGCGAAACCGCGACCGTCGTCGTCGGCAAGTTCGACCCGAGCGGCGAGGGGACCGATACCGGCCTCCCCACCACGTTCGACGACATGCTGACGCTGCTCCAGGCGAACGACCTCGACGACCTCAACGAGAACGCGACGTTCGCCCAGCAGGCCAACCTGGAAATCAACAGTGACACCGAACAGATTACGGTCGATACATCTGCCCACGACGCGTTCGGCGACGGCTCCGGCCAGTACGTCGTGATGGTCGCGACCAACGATAGCACCGACGGCGACGGTCTCGCGGTCAACGAGACGTCCAACGACCTCTACGTCGACGGTAACGCGACCCTCGTCGGGGTTGAGGGACTCTTCGTCCAGGACGGGAGTTCCAACGGCGCCGCGAGCGACGCCGAGCCCGGCGACACGGTTACGATCGACACCGATGCGACCGTCGGTGGCACGAACAACGTCAACCACGCGGTCGCGCTCTACCACGAATCGACGTTCACGAGCAGTGAGCTCACCATCAACATGACGGAGGAGCCCGACGGCTCGGCCGACCAAGACCTCGTGCAAATCGAGTCGAGTCTCACCTCCCTCAACGGTGAGGTGAACCTCACCGACGTCCTCGGCGGCGAGGTTACGTTCGGCGAGACACCCGAGGGCGAGGTGCTCGACGGCTCGGCTGCGGTGAAGACCGACGCGGATCCCGACGCGAATATCGACGTGCAGACCTACGACAACTGGACCGAAGGCGACTATCGGTGGGTCCACGTCGCCGTCACCGGTGACGGGCAAGATATCGCGACCAGCAGCGGAACCATCGAGATCGCGCCAGACGACGGCGGCTACATCCCGCCACCGCCGCCGGACGAGCCGGACCCGGAACCGTCGTTCGAGATCTCGAAGACCGGCGTCTCCGCGACGGAGATCGAACAGGGCGAGACGGTCGAACTGACCGCGAAGGTCACTAACGTCGGCGACGGCGAGGGGACGGCGTCGCTGACCTTCAAACGCGACGGCGCGGTCGTCGGTTCGGAGTCCGTCACCCTCGAGCCCGGCGCGTCCGACTCCGTCACGGTCGCCGACGCGCCGCGGGCCGGCACGCACAACTACACGGTCAACGGCGTCGACATCGCCACGGTGACCGTCACCCCGCCGCCGGAGCCGCCCGAACCGGCCGAATTCTCCACCGGAAACGGCCAGGTGACTGAGACGACGGTCGCGCCCGGCGACTCGGTCGGAATCAGCGCGACGATCGTCAACGAAGGCGGTCAGGCCGGCACGCACACGGCCGAGCTCCTGATCGACGGCGAGGTCGTCGACACCCGGTCGATCACCCTCGACGCCGGCGAACAGGGCGACGTCACCTTCACCCACACCTTCGAGGAGACGGGCGAGTACGAGGTCGCCATCGACGACGACGTCATCGGCACCGTCACCGTCGAAGAGGGCGCCGGCGACGGCGACGACGACGGCATCCCCGGCTTCGGACCGGTCGCGGCGCTGCTCGCGATCGCGTCGGCCCTGCTGGTCGCCCGCCGCGCGAACTGA
- the uppS gene encoding polyprenyl diphosphate synthase, whose protein sequence is MPQGLRRKLRAYYERLLRRELDTDRAPDHVAVIQDGNRRYARRKGKAPTAGHRAGAETTENVLEWCQDLGVEELTLYTFSTENFDRPAEQNEALFDLLVEKLHEFADSERVHEEGVCIRAIGEIERLPERVRDAVTYAESRTEGYDAFRLNVALAYGGRNELLAAARSVARDVDAGSLDPDAIDVDAIEARLYDRPVRDVDLIIRTGGDERTSNFLPWHANGNEAAVYFCTPHWPAFSRADFLRAVRTYEHREHSWRRTRARRALALLKAVGEPELAEARRIFERFRESLPRAERTAAIDGLVEGTATGEGDGAEPLPDDD, encoded by the coding sequence ATGCCCCAGGGGCTGCGCCGGAAACTGCGCGCGTATTACGAGCGGCTGCTCCGGCGCGAACTCGATACGGACCGCGCGCCAGATCACGTCGCCGTCATCCAGGACGGCAACCGTCGGTACGCAAGGCGCAAGGGCAAAGCGCCGACCGCCGGGCACCGCGCCGGTGCGGAGACCACCGAAAACGTCCTCGAGTGGTGTCAGGATCTGGGCGTGGAGGAACTGACCCTCTATACGTTCTCGACCGAGAACTTTGACCGGCCAGCGGAGCAAAACGAAGCGCTGTTCGATTTGCTGGTCGAGAAATTGCACGAGTTCGCCGATTCCGAACGCGTCCACGAGGAGGGCGTCTGTATCCGCGCGATCGGCGAGATCGAACGCCTGCCCGAACGCGTCCGGGACGCCGTAACCTACGCCGAGTCCCGCACCGAGGGCTACGACGCGTTCCGACTCAACGTCGCGCTGGCCTACGGCGGGCGCAACGAGTTGCTGGCCGCGGCCCGCAGCGTCGCGCGCGACGTCGACGCCGGCAGCCTCGACCCGGACGCGATCGACGTCGACGCGATCGAAGCGCGTCTCTACGATCGGCCAGTCCGGGACGTCGACCTCATCATCCGGACGGGCGGCGACGAGCGCACCTCCAACTTCCTGCCCTGGCACGCCAACGGCAACGAGGCCGCGGTCTACTTCTGTACGCCCCACTGGCCCGCCTTCTCGCGAGCCGACTTCCTCCGGGCCGTCCGGACCTACGAACACCGCGAACACTCCTGGCGCCGAACCCGCGCCCGTCGCGCCCTCGCCCTCCTGAAAGCCGTCGGCGAACCCGAACTCGCGGAGGCGAGGCGGATCTTCGAACGCTTCCGCGAGAGCCTGCCCCGGGCCGAACGAACGGCGGCGATCGACGGACTCGTGGAGGGAACGGCTACCGGCGAGGGCGACGGCGCGGAGCCGCTGCCCGACGACGACTGA
- a CDS encoding metal-dependent hydrolase — MWPLGHLAVAYILYAVGRRYRRLGPPTVETIVALAIGSQFPDLVDKPLAWRLEVLPTGRTLAHSLLLLVPLAVAVFLVARRVDRPAVGVAFAVGSLSHTLVDVVPSLWGDGTANQLLWPVLSVEPYEGGPPTIVGLLLDSLGQPYFLVEFLLGAIALGVWLRDGRPGLAYVRDAIDRPGFPTGGDR, encoded by the coding sequence CATCCTGTACGCGGTCGGGCGGCGCTATCGTCGACTCGGGCCACCGACGGTCGAAACTATCGTCGCGCTCGCGATCGGCAGCCAGTTCCCCGACCTGGTCGATAAGCCGCTGGCCTGGCGACTCGAGGTGTTGCCCACCGGGCGGACGCTCGCGCACTCGCTCCTCCTGCTGGTCCCGCTCGCCGTCGCCGTCTTCCTCGTCGCCAGGCGCGTCGATCGGCCGGCGGTCGGCGTCGCCTTCGCCGTCGGGTCGCTCTCGCACACGCTCGTCGACGTCGTACCCAGCCTGTGGGGCGACGGAACCGCGAACCAGCTGCTGTGGCCGGTCCTGTCCGTCGAACCCTACGAGGGCGGTCCGCCGACGATCGTGGGGCTGCTACTCGACTCGCTCGGGCAGCCGTACTTCCTCGTCGAGTTCCTCCTCGGTGCGATCGCGCTCGGCGTCTGGCTGCGCGACGGCCGACCGGGACTAGCGTACGTGCGCGACGCGATCGACCGACCGGGGTTTCCCACCGGCGGCGACCGATAG